GATGCTCGAGCTTGGGGAAGAAACAGAGTAATGTGTACAGCGAAGACGGGAACGGACATCCTCTTGACGTACCTAAAGGACATTTCGTCGTCTACGTTGGTGAGAATCGGGTCAGGTACGTTGTACCCATTTCGTTTTTGACCCGGCCCGAGTTTCAGCTTCTTCTCCAACAAGCAGAGGAAGAGTTTGGTTTTGACCACGACATGGGTCTCACTATCCCTTGTGAAGAAGCTGTTTTCAGATCTCTCACCTCCATGCTCGGATGAACCATATCTTTTAgggttttaaaaaattatatatttgagatGGTTTTATTAGGATGAGAACAGTGGAAGTTGCTGAGTAAATGCTTCTCTGTTTTAGCAAACTATTTTTTTACATGTTTTGGCTAATATGGGTTTAGTGTTGTATTAGAGTGAGACCTAACCCTTAGAGAAAGAGATGCTCGCGAAGATCACTCTCATGGTGGTGTGGTTACTGAATGTGTACCCTGTGAgagatattttgatatttgatgaATGAGACTTTTAATATTATCAGCTTAGCTTCaatttttctttggttttggtttttcttttgcataTATAGGTTAATGAATCAGTGTGCAATATGTGACATTTTACATTGTAAAAGACTCccaattttaaaaatgtatttgtaaAAGACTCCCAaattttgataaagaaaaaaaagactcccaaattttcttttcaatttacGTAGGTTAAAAAAATAGAGCTATGGTGTCTGTTTCTTAGCCGGCGGTTTTTAGCCGTTAAAACTGTTGAACTAGCTAAAAAGATTAATAAAGTTTTATGGACGGGATGTTAATTGCAGAATCGTTACAGTGTATAACtatagagaaattgccaaaaataccattttcatagtaccacttttcatgtttacactaaccacttttaccactacttttaa
The sequence above is drawn from the Raphanus sativus cultivar WK10039 chromosome 7, ASM80110v3, whole genome shotgun sequence genome and encodes:
- the LOC108816370 gene encoding protein SMALL AUXIN UP-REGULATED RNA 51, coding for MAMKKANKLTQTAMIKQILKRCSSLGKKQSNVYSEDGNGHPLDVPKGHFVVYVGENRVRYVVPISFLTRPEFQLLLQQAEEEFGFDHDMGLTIPCEEAVFRSLTSMLG